TTATTATAAACCTCTTAAAGGTACCTAACATTTGCACAATCTATGTCATACATAAGTTTATGTAAACTTAGCGCACTTTGGAAATTCTTTATTACAAATTAGTTTTTTGCATGAGTCACATTGTCGTTTGTTTTTTAGATGCACATCTGATATCACTGTCTTTGTCAGAGCTTTACGTTCGATGTAAACAACCTTGCTGTATTTTTCCGAAATTATCGATCACGCCTTgcgcatttaaataaaaataaaaatatttgcttgTTTTTTTATACGTATTACGACCTAAATGTGAGTCAGTATACACATCTGCTGTCAATGGCGCTTTGTTACTGTCATATATGATTTAATttatcgaaataaataaaaagaaagagaaaaaaacaacattttcaCGCGGGCTGGCGTGTGGACAGAATGTCATACCGTAAACAAAGTTTCCAGCAACTTTGTGCCAGTTGAAAATTGTTGCTCAACATATATTTACCATGAATATATATTTACGGGGCTTGTTGTattgaaattattatatttatttttatggaaagATTTcgttaagtattatttttaactttattttaacttcaccgtcaattatattaaataacacGTGAATTGATAGTGTTTTGAATCAGTAGTTTCCCTTTTTAAGATGTGTACCTATTGAGTAACTATactgagtattttttttcacctcactagctcgaaaaagctttctttatcctTCAAAATCTGCTtggaaagtcgctttttatcttctttttatcctcttggctggaaagagtttttgaaattcgaacgttatcgtgtACTTTCGCAACCTCGTATCTAACCACGAAATTGTTTTAGACtcatctttatgttaagtacGATAGACTGTTGATTTATTGtattcgggtagatacgaggttgaggaagtaagcgttgaatatATTGAagtgttcacaaagaaagttcgTCATGTACATTGTTGAAGTCAGCGGTTGAAGTAATATTtatatctgttattttattcttattactaaacatttatttagtaataaagcTCATCTCAGTTTTCTGATATTATTCCAAATGcgtctataataaaaaaaaatacagaacaaactagaagaaaatatatcaaatgatgaatgaaaagagattcggaaatgcactaaaaaaaaaagcacaatgacacgttctgaaacgtggtttggtttgtcataaattatttcattaatataaacGCGTCAGGTTTTTCATACACACATACgtaacatcacgcctgtattcccaaatagggtaccTAGGCAGAGATTTCCTAGAGCATTTTGATCTTTCTAGAAATGAGACAGTCGAACTTTTTAAGATCTTCCCTCGCAAATTGACGTGACATTACAAAGTTTCTTTAGCAATGCCGCATCAGCAAAATAAagtatacctaataatattataagcaAAGGGATGTCATGACAAAAACTACAGTACAGCCataatgttaatgtcgctcgggactcgtcggttttcttcgtttcctgaagattcaagtGAGAATGAAAAGAAAATCGACCTTTTGTTTCGAGCTCCGAACGATATTAGCAAACTAAGTAGTTTAAGTTTACGTGGGTGATCTATTGAAGTAACCCAGCCATCTCCCTACTGTTTTGTGCTGAGCATAAAAACATTTGTATTCTATTATATCAGTCTGTCtcacatgtttttttattctgtcaACAGTGTCTTCTGATGGCACGTGTAGAAACACGAACTCTCAGATCACGAACTCCCAGTGCGTTGATTCGGTGCCGACCAACTGCTACATCGATAACAGCGAGGTTTACGGCACTACCTGTACAGGAAGCCGATACGACGGCGTCACTATAACGTCTTCAACAACTACTGGTACAAGTGCTTCAGGCCCAGGATGCACCATTTCCAGTTGCACTATC
Above is a window of Choristoneura fumiferana chromosome 18, NRCan_CFum_1, whole genome shotgun sequence DNA encoding:
- the LOC141438062 gene encoding uncharacterized protein — encoded protein: MKCLMLIMALAIINTVSSDGTCRNTNSQITNSQCVDSVPTNCYIDNSEVYGTTCTGSRYDGVTITSSTTTGTSASGPGCTISSCTITGGVPAPSAPCRISGCTLRAN